The Virgibacillus siamensis sequence AGAAGAGCTGTTATAATTGCAGCCAAATACACGGCCAAGACAAAAGATGAAAAATATGCAGAACCATTACTTGATCTCATTGAAAATTTACTCACCGATAGTGATTCGTATGTTAAAAATAATTTAGGTCCATTTGCTATTGGTGACGGATTATTGAGGTGTTACCCGCAACAGGTTTTAAGTAGATTGGACGAATGGGTAAAGATTGAAAACGATCATGTGAAGTGGAATATCGCAAAGATTTTTTCCACAGCTGAAGGGGCCAAATATTATAAGACAGCTAGAAAATTGCTTAATGACTTAGAAAAGGATGATAGCCACATTGTAAGGAGAGGCGTGAAATCTGCCAAACACCAGTTAAGAAAGCGCCTACCAGAAACGATTGATATTTAAGATCGAAAGATGCTTATTGTAACCGACTGCCCATCTTCATCAATGGGGCGCGCTTGCGGAACTAACGAATACTTTTAAAAAGGTAGTGCTTATTTAAAAAATATCAATTATATAATAACATAGGGGTGATGAAGTGGATAAGCAAATTTTTGATCTACTTACCGAAATGAATAAAGAAATGAAAAGTATGAAATCAGATATTCATACTTTAAAATCGGAAATGCATAATCGATTTGATGCTGTTGAAGCCAAACTATAAGGTGTTGGTGGGTAGTTTGAATTAACTAATGAATCAAGAATAAATGAAATGGATTTTATTGTTGACAAGGTAAATAAGATGGAGAAAGAACTTTATATTTTAAAAAACAGGAATAGTAACTAAAGAGCTAAAATGGTACCGACCTCCAAAAGTTAGAGTAGAAAACTAACTTTTGGAGGTGTTTTTTATGGCCAAATATAGTGAGGCATTTAAAATAAAGGTTATTACCGAGTATTTGTATGGAAATCTTGGATATAAATTATTAGCGAAGAAATATAATATGCCCTCTCAAACACCATTACAAGATTGGGTAAGGGTTTATAAAACACAGGGGTTGAAGGGATTAGAACGAAGAAAAGTGAAGGAAGTGTACTTGTTCAATTTAAATTAGATGCGATACAATTTATGTTAAAGACAGGTGCTTCTTATCAGGAAACTGCTGAACAATTTCGATTAAATAATCCTTCATTAATTCAGCGTTGGGTGAAAACATTTAGACAAGGGATACAGGGCCTGAATTCAAAGCCAAAGGGGCGACCTTCTATGTCTAAAAAATGAAACAAAGAGAAAAAACTGACGCGTGAAGAAGAATTAGAACGGGAGAATGAATTACTAAGATTAGAAAACGCATACTTAAAAAAGTTGAGAGCTTTTCGGGCGCCTATCTGGAATAAGGGGTGCCCTTCTTTCTGTATTTGTAGACACATTTAATTGAATTCGATTTTCAAGAGAAATTGAATTTTGACAAGGATTATTTGAGTGATTGTAGAAATTAATAGCATTGGAGGTGATAAGAATGAAGGTTAAACGAATTGTTGCCAATGTGGAAACACAGGACATTACAAAAGCTAAGCACTTTTATGGGGAAATTCTTGGACTTGATCAATTAATGAATATGGATTTTATAGCGACATATGGATCGCATGAAAAAATGGAAACGCA is a genomic window containing:
- a CDS encoding helix-turn-helix domain-containing protein, with the protein product MAKYSEAFKIKVITEYLYGNLGYKLLAKKYNMPSQTPLQDWVRVYKTQGLKGLERRKVKEVYLFNLN
- a CDS encoding helix-turn-helix domain-containing protein; its protein translation is MLKTGASYQETAEQFRLNNPSLIQRWVKTFRQGIQGLNSKPKGRPSMSKK